One window of Anaerolineales bacterium genomic DNA carries:
- a CDS encoding response regulator transcription factor, translating to MIKIMMVDDDKLVTDLLQKLLKADGFDTVTVNESSKAIEVAKAETPDLILLDLMMPQPDGFRLCRMLREEPDFTQVPIIIVTALDDSDSRAVAFGAGATDYLTKPFHPGELKDKIMEALES from the coding sequence ATGATCAAAATTATGATGGTCGACGATGACAAACTGGTAACCGACCTTTTGCAAAAATTGCTCAAAGCCGACGGTTTCGACACCGTGACAGTCAACGAAAGTTCAAAAGCGATTGAGGTCGCGAAAGCCGAAACGCCCGACCTCATCCTGCTCGACCTGATGATGCCCCAGCCGGACGGGTTCCGCCTTTGCAGGATGTTAAGAGAGGAGCCCGATTTCACACAGGTTCCCATCATCATCGTCACCGCCCTGGATGACAGCGACAGCCGGGCTGTGGCGTTTGGCGCAGGCGCAACCGATTACCTCACCAAGCCTTTCCATCCCGGTGAACTGAAAGACAAGATCATGGAAGCGCTCGAAAGTTAA
- a CDS encoding response regulator encodes MAKIMIIDDDPETAKLLEAIINLDGHETSIVQDSRIAIRAVETFMPDLVLLDIMMPEIDGITICKMIKSTPRTSHIKVMMVSALSTDATRKDSRDAGADQFVSKPVLPRPFSQQVKDLLAQ; translated from the coding sequence ATGGCGAAGATAATGATCATCGACGACGATCCTGAAACGGCCAAATTGTTGGAAGCGATAATCAATCTGGATGGGCACGAAACCTCCATCGTGCAGGATAGCCGGATCGCAATCCGGGCTGTAGAAACCTTCATGCCCGACCTTGTATTGCTTGACATTATGATGCCGGAAATAGACGGGATTACGATCTGTAAAATGATCAAATCCACGCCGCGTACCAGCCACATCAAGGTGATGATGGTCTCGGCATTGAGCACCGATGCCACTCGCAAGGATTCTCGTGACGCCGGGGCGGACCAGTTTGTCTCAAAACCCGTCCTGCCCCGCCCATTTTCACAGCAGGTTAAGGACCTGCTGGCTCAATGA
- a CDS encoding response regulator transcription factor: protein MAKILIVDDDEKVTTLLGRYLSSLGYQVTTVNQSSKAISAAEQVRPDLFILDIMMPPPDGFTLTGMLRDNIKFARTPILIITALDNSNSRATTLGANGYLAKPFNLDELDAKIHELIGDQQ, encoded by the coding sequence ATGGCAAAAATCCTGATCGTAGACGACGACGAAAAAGTGACCACCCTGCTTGGACGTTACCTGTCCTCGCTTGGGTATCAGGTCACAACTGTGAATCAAAGTTCCAAAGCCATTTCCGCAGCGGAACAAGTCCGCCCCGACCTGTTCATCCTCGACATCATGATGCCGCCCCCGGATGGTTTCACCCTGACCGGGATGCTGCGCGATAACATTAAATTCGCCCGTACTCCAATTTTGATCATCACAGCGCTCGATAACAGCAACAGCCGCGCAACCACGCTTGGTGCAAATGGGTATCTGGCAAAACCCTTCAATTTGGACGAACTGGACGCAAAGATCCACGAGTTGATCGGCGATCAGCAATAG
- a CDS encoding response regulator — protein MDKPLAVIVEDDIEINNIFKLTLQTEFEIATFQEGSAALNNLQHLTPALVILDLNMPDMSGVDVLRAIKNDERLKSVPVILATADAALATTLEEMADLILIKPISPVQLRSLAQRIGSLNS, from the coding sequence ATGGACAAGCCTCTTGCTGTCATCGTCGAGGACGACATTGAGATCAACAACATCTTCAAACTGACGTTACAAACGGAATTCGAGATCGCCACTTTTCAGGAGGGGTCGGCGGCTCTGAATAATCTCCAGCACCTGACTCCAGCGCTCGTAATTCTGGACCTTAACATGCCGGACATGTCTGGAGTGGATGTATTAAGGGCGATTAAAAACGATGAGCGGCTTAAGTCGGTTCCCGTTATTCTTGCCACAGCCGACGCCGCCCTTGCAACCACCCTCGAAGAGATGGCGGACTTGATTTTGATCAAACCCATCAGTCCGGTGCAGCTTCGTTCCCTCGCCCAACGGATCGGTTCACTAAATTCGTGA
- a CDS encoding response regulator, whose translation MNEATALILEDDPVIGTVFQTVLNRAGFTVEIDATGGNFIKRLESPAPDLVLLDIHMPYASGLDILDLIRARETWKNSVVIVATADIFHSKSLGAKANHVLIKPVSVSKLIRIISEHWPERFPRESDLRS comes from the coding sequence ATGAATGAAGCAACAGCCCTCATCCTGGAAGATGATCCGGTCATCGGCACCGTTTTTCAAACTGTATTGAATCGAGCAGGCTTTACCGTCGAAATCGATGCGACAGGCGGAAATTTCATCAAACGACTGGAAAGTCCCGCCCCGGACCTTGTTCTTCTTGACATCCACATGCCATACGCCTCCGGGCTGGACATCCTCGACCTGATTCGCGCTCGTGAGACATGGAAAAATTCGGTGGTGATCGTGGCAACCGCCGACATCTTTCACTCGAAATCCCTGGGCGCGAAGGCGAATCACGTTTTGATAAAACCGGTCAGCGTTTCTAAGTTGATTCGAATCATTTCGGAGCATTGGCCCGAAAGGTTTCCCCGGGAGTCAGACCTCCGATCATAG
- a CDS encoding PAS domain S-box protein encodes MQFQYTPYIIPLILATLISGWVAVYSWSRRANTGALALTLLAAAVAEWSLGYALEIAGADLATKLFWGKFQYLGIVLVPLMWVGFAFHHANRAKWLTLGTIIPLSIIPLITFGLVLTTESHGLVWREIGLARTGSFSALSVSYGFWFWVHTAYSYILLLVGTAIVVRSVGRMTGIYRRQAAILLLAVSAPWIGNALYLSGVSPIPSLDLTPFAFTITVVAFTWGIFGFQLVDLSPIARATVIDEMSSGMIVLDLRNRIVDINPAGLRFIGKTDVETLGKNAGELLTPWPDLIQKYSRVMEATDEICIGEGGERKWYELRLSPLHDRRNAIVGRAITVTDITPRVLAETQLSESRALYQQMVESASDIIYRTDANGCFTYANPVALRLMGFKSEAEVLGRHYLDLAAPHQRRDLKRYYNRQFLAGETTTYYEFAAVTSNGSELWLGQNVQIIREGGQIIGFQAVARDITDLKRAQSALALARDEALEASRLKSQLLAKISHELRTPLGGILGYAELMQINTFGNLTEQQKKAVSSIVEGTNYLSKLVNELLDEAQIEAKTIKINIARFSPRNLLRDVKSSMQMLAQKKGLDLTISIDPKLPIRLMGDEYRLHQILVNLIGNAIKFTPTGGVNVQFLAVDNENWAMKVSDTGIGIPENAHEYIFEPFRQVSSQQKFSGRGTGLGLSITKQLVDLMGGRITVESQIGVGSTFSVYLPIHARSESDR; translated from the coding sequence ATGCAATTCCAATACACGCCTTATATCATCCCCCTGATTCTCGCAACCCTCATCTCAGGATGGGTGGCGGTCTATTCGTGGTCGCGGCGTGCCAATACGGGGGCGCTTGCCCTTACCTTGTTGGCAGCTGCGGTTGCGGAATGGTCGCTTGGGTATGCGCTGGAAATTGCCGGGGCGGACCTCGCCACCAAACTATTCTGGGGCAAGTTCCAATATCTTGGCATCGTACTTGTCCCGCTCATGTGGGTCGGGTTTGCCTTTCATCATGCCAACAGGGCAAAATGGCTCACCCTTGGCACCATCATCCCATTGTCCATAATTCCTTTGATCACCTTCGGACTGGTGCTGACGACCGAGTCTCATGGATTGGTTTGGCGGGAGATCGGGCTCGCAAGGACAGGTTCGTTTTCAGCATTGAGCGTTAGTTATGGCTTTTGGTTTTGGGTACACACCGCCTATTCCTATATCCTTCTCTTGGTCGGCACGGCGATCGTCGTCCGTTCAGTTGGGCGGATGACGGGAATCTACCGCCGGCAGGCAGCCATATTGCTCCTGGCAGTATCAGCCCCGTGGATCGGGAACGCGCTGTACCTCTCCGGCGTAAGCCCCATCCCGAGCCTCGATCTCACTCCCTTCGCTTTTACCATCACCGTCGTCGCGTTCACATGGGGCATATTCGGTTTCCAACTGGTCGACCTTTCCCCGATTGCGCGCGCAACGGTCATCGACGAGATGTCTTCGGGAATGATCGTGCTGGACCTGAGGAATCGAATCGTGGACATCAATCCCGCCGGACTCAGGTTTATCGGCAAAACAGATGTGGAAACGCTGGGCAAGAACGCCGGAGAACTACTGACACCCTGGCCCGATCTGATTCAGAAATACAGCAGGGTGATGGAGGCAACAGACGAAATATGCATCGGTGAAGGCGGGGAGAGAAAATGGTACGAACTCCGGCTTTCCCCCCTGCACGACCGGCGAAACGCGATCGTCGGGCGCGCAATCACCGTCACAGATATCACACCCCGTGTTCTGGCTGAGACTCAATTATCGGAAAGCCGCGCGCTTTACCAGCAAATGGTCGAATCGGCCAGCGACATCATATACCGCACCGATGCGAACGGCTGTTTCACCTACGCCAACCCGGTCGCACTACGACTGATGGGTTTCAAATCGGAGGCGGAAGTGCTTGGCAGGCATTATCTGGATCTGGCGGCGCCACACCAACGCCGCGATCTAAAGAGGTACTATAACCGGCAATTCCTGGCAGGTGAGACAACAACTTATTATGAGTTTGCCGCTGTCACTTCGAATGGGAGCGAACTTTGGTTGGGACAGAACGTCCAGATCATTCGCGAAGGAGGCCAGATCATTGGGTTTCAGGCTGTGGCGCGTGATATCACCGATTTAAAGCGCGCACAGAGCGCACTCGCGCTTGCCCGCGATGAGGCATTGGAAGCCAGCCGCCTAAAGAGCCAGTTGTTGGCAAAGATCAGCCATGAACTCCGCACCCCTCTCGGCGGGATATTGGGTTATGCAGAACTCATGCAAATCAACACCTTTGGTAATCTGACGGAGCAACAAAAAAAGGCGGTTTCCAGTATTGTCGAAGGCACAAATTATCTGTCCAAACTCGTCAATGAGCTCCTTGACGAAGCCCAGATCGAAGCAAAAACGATCAAGATCAATATCGCCCGGTTCTCGCCCCGAAATCTCCTGAGGGATGTCAAGTCAAGCATGCAAATGCTGGCGCAGAAAAAGGGGCTGGACCTGACCATTTCCATCGATCCAAAACTGCCCATCAGGTTGATGGGTGATGAATACAGGCTCCACCAAATTCTTGTGAACCTGATCGGTAATGCCATCAAGTTCACGCCCACCGGAGGGGTCAACGTGCAGTTTTTAGCCGTCGATAATGAAAACTGGGCAATGAAGGTTTCGGATACGGGGATCGGCATTCCAGAAAACGCGCACGAATATATCTTCGAGCCATTTCGGCAGGTCAGTTCACAACAAAAATTTAGCGGCCGTGGCACGGGTCTTGGGCTTTCCATCACAAAGCAGTTGGTCGATTTGATGGGCGGCCGAATCACCGTGGAAAGCCAGATCGGTGTTGGCAGCACCTTCTCGGTCTATCTTCCGATCCATGCCCGGAGCGAATCGGATCGATGA
- a CDS encoding VIT family protein produces the protein MPRHHLEVHYADRIGWLRAGVLGANDGIVSTASLVVGVAAASAVRGDVLLAGIAGLVAGAMSMAAGEYVSVSSQADTEKADLAREKKELETDDVTERRELVNIYIQRGLEPALAKKVADQLMAKDALMAHARDELGLNEIHTAQPIQAALASALSFAVGAILPLLAVMVAPVQWMIPIVVASSLLFLAVMGVIAAKLGGANMWVGALRVAFWGLLAMLATFLVGKLFGTAVV, from the coding sequence ATGCCCAGGCATCATCTTGAAGTTCATTATGCCGATCGGATCGGCTGGCTGCGCGCCGGTGTATTGGGCGCTAACGATGGGATCGTTTCAACTGCGAGTTTGGTGGTGGGAGTTGCTGCAGCAAGCGCAGTCCGTGGGGATGTTCTTTTGGCGGGAATTGCTGGTTTGGTGGCCGGCGCAATGTCCATGGCGGCGGGGGAGTATGTGTCGGTCAGTTCGCAGGCGGATACTGAAAAAGCCGACCTGGCGCGCGAGAAAAAGGAATTGGAAACAGATGATGTCACTGAACGCCGCGAACTCGTCAATATTTACATCCAGCGCGGACTTGAACCCGCCCTTGCCAAAAAGGTTGCAGACCAGCTCATGGCAAAGGATGCGTTAATGGCGCATGCCCGCGACGAACTTGGTCTAAATGAAATCCACACAGCGCAGCCGATTCAAGCAGCGCTTGCTTCGGCGTTATCGTTCGCTGTCGGAGCGATTTTGCCATTGTTGGCGGTTATGGTTGCTCCCGTTCAATGGATGATCCCGATCGTGGTGGCAAGTTCACTTTTGTTTCTGGCGGTGATGGGTGTAATTGCGGCAAAACTGGGCGGAGCCAATATGTGGGTGGGCGCGCTTCGCGTCGCTTTTTGGGGGTTGCTTGCCATGCTGGCTACTTTCCTGGTTGGCAAGTTGTTTGGGACCGCAGTTGTATAG
- a CDS encoding VWA domain-containing protein: MLQLISALRASGVRVSLAESAEAFSAVDLMGIQDRESFRLSLRATLIKDVKDLPVFDKFFPLFFGSGTPPTMGGNPSDDMTPEEAQMWAEAMKQYTEQLRQRMDRLMNGEPLTKSELEALAQLVGLNQADSLQYQNWMAQRMMKALAFPEVQKALRELMEQLQQMGMNRERIDQIRQMVQQNLAAMQEQIRQFAGQRIAENMSERPRGENIDALMNRPFHALSDADKKLLQREVKRLAAALRTRIALRQKRMKSGQMDPKATIRANLKYHGVPMEIRHKDRIKKPKIVVICDVSTSMRFCSELMLSFLFALQGQVRKTHAFAFIDHLESISEDFTGSNADEAIASVLWRMPSGHYNTDLGWSLNDFQNGYMDTLNSGTTLLIVGDGRNNYNDPRLDIFSTMTRRATRTIWLNPEPDYMWNGDSDMMKYAPLCNNVLKVGNLRDLVNAVDELMSNP; encoded by the coding sequence ATCCTTCAATTGATCTCCGCCCTGCGCGCCAGCGGCGTGCGCGTCTCGCTGGCAGAATCAGCCGAAGCGTTTTCGGCTGTGGATTTGATGGGGATTCAGGATCGCGAATCGTTCCGTTTGTCGCTGCGGGCAACGTTGATCAAAGATGTAAAGGACCTGCCCGTTTTCGATAAATTCTTTCCGCTATTCTTCGGCTCGGGGACTCCGCCGACGATGGGCGGCAATCCATCAGACGATATGACGCCGGAGGAAGCGCAGATGTGGGCGGAGGCGATGAAGCAATACACAGAACAACTCCGTCAGCGTATGGACAGGCTGATGAACGGCGAGCCACTCACAAAGTCTGAACTGGAAGCGCTGGCGCAATTGGTCGGATTGAACCAGGCGGACAGCCTTCAATATCAAAACTGGATGGCGCAGCGCATGATGAAGGCACTGGCGTTTCCTGAAGTCCAAAAGGCGCTGCGCGAGTTGATGGAACAACTCCAGCAGATGGGCATGAACCGCGAACGGATCGACCAGATCCGCCAGATGGTTCAACAAAACCTGGCGGCGATGCAGGAACAGATCCGCCAGTTTGCAGGTCAGCGGATCGCCGAGAACATGAGCGAACGCCCGCGCGGAGAGAATATCGATGCCTTGATGAACCGCCCGTTCCATGCGCTTTCGGATGCGGATAAAAAACTTTTGCAACGTGAAGTGAAACGCCTCGCCGCCGCTCTGCGGACGAGAATCGCCCTGCGCCAAAAGCGGATGAAGTCCGGTCAAATGGACCCGAAAGCCACGATCCGCGCGAACTTGAAATACCACGGCGTGCCGATGGAAATCAGGCACAAAGACCGCATCAAGAAACCGAAGATCGTGGTCATTTGCGATGTGAGCACATCGATGCGTTTTTGCTCGGAGTTGATGCTGAGTTTTCTTTTTGCCCTGCAAGGGCAGGTCCGCAAGACCCATGCCTTTGCCTTCATCGACCATCTCGAATCGATCTCTGAAGACTTTACCGGCTCGAACGCAGACGAGGCAATTGCCTCGGTTCTATGGCGCATGCCCAGCGGACATTACAACACCGACCTCGGCTGGTCGCTCAACGACTTCCAAAACGGATACATGGACACGCTCAACAGCGGCACAACCCTGCTGATCGTGGGCGACGGGCGGAACAATTACAACGATCCGCGCCTCGATATTTTCTCCACAATGACGCGCCGCGCCACACGAACGATCTGGCTGAATCCCGAACCGGATTACATGTGGAACGGCGACAGCGATATGATGAAATACGCCCCGCTGTGCAATAACGTGTTGAAGGTGGGAAACTTAAGAGATCTGGTCAACGCAGTGGACGAGTTGATGAGCAATCCATGA
- a CDS encoding MoxR family ATPase, which yields MTDIFESAKTVKTELNKQKYIASDEIATIVYLAQRLGKPLLAEGPAGVGKTELAKAIASATSRELIRLQCYEGLDESKALYEWEYSKQLLYTQLLRDKLNDTLGKAESLTEAADRLAKEEDVFFSERFLLMRPLLKAILSEKSTVLLIDEIDRADAEFEAFLLEVLSDFQVSVPELGTLAAKHKPFVVLTSNNTRELSEALKRRCLYLFIDYPTLQEELAVVHLKVPDLNPKLAQQAVEFVQRLRKADMRKSPSISETLDWANALVALNASQLDKDILEDTLSVLLKHEADLQKAKRQMLNPPQPKQRPSMDDLAKFSGN from the coding sequence ATGACTGACATTTTTGAATCTGCGAAGACCGTAAAGACCGAACTGAACAAACAAAAATATATCGCGTCAGATGAAATTGCGACGATTGTGTATCTCGCGCAGAGACTGGGCAAACCGCTGCTCGCCGAAGGTCCCGCAGGTGTTGGCAAGACCGAACTTGCCAAAGCCATTGCTTCTGCGACAAGCCGCGAGTTGATCCGCCTGCAGTGCTACGAAGGCTTGGATGAATCGAAAGCCTTGTACGAATGGGAATATTCCAAGCAATTGCTTTACACGCAGTTATTGCGCGACAAATTGAACGACACCCTCGGCAAAGCCGAATCACTGACCGAGGCGGCGGACAGGCTCGCGAAGGAAGAGGATGTTTTTTTCTCCGAGCGATTTCTGCTGATGCGCCCGTTATTGAAAGCGATCCTGAGCGAAAAGTCGACAGTCTTGTTGATCGACGAGATCGACCGCGCCGATGCCGAGTTCGAAGCCTTTCTGCTCGAAGTGTTAAGCGACTTCCAAGTCTCCGTACCGGAGTTGGGGACGCTTGCCGCAAAGCACAAGCCTTTTGTCGTGTTGACCTCCAACAACACCCGCGAACTTTCAGAGGCGTTGAAGCGGCGTTGTTTATATCTCTTCATCGATTACCCGACCTTGCAGGAGGAACTCGCCGTTGTGCATCTTAAAGTGCCGGACCTGAATCCAAAACTGGCGCAGCAAGCGGTCGAATTCGTGCAGCGACTCCGCAAGGCAGACATGCGCAAATCCCCATCCATCAGCGAGACACTGGATTGGGCGAATGCGCTCGTAGCCTTGAACGCCTCGCAGTTGGATAAAGATATTCTGGAAGATACGCTATCGGTCCTGCTTAAACATGAAGCGGACCTGCAGAAAGCCAAACGGCAGATGTTGAATCCGCCTCAGCCAAAACAACGTCCGTCCATGGACGATCTGGCTAAGTTTTCCGGAAATTAA
- a CDS encoding arylamine N-acetyltransferase, translating to MNIQKYLERIDYHGALTPDLQTLSHLQTAHMRAVPFENFSVYYKEPIRLDEEWLYHKIVGRNRGGFCYELNGMFDWLLRSLGFDVTMLSAGVSRESGGFGPEFDHMTLMVHLDEDYLVDVGFGDSFQTPLRINDRGEQTQNGMSYQIKAEGEALILFEQNDRDENPSMQAQYRFTLIPRRMEEYENMCLYHQISPESSFTQKRVCSRATPNGRLTLSNLRFIVTENGVKNERELSSESEFELILLEYFNIRL from the coding sequence ATGAACATTCAAAAATATCTGGAGAGGATCGATTATCACGGTGCGCTGACGCCGGACTTGCAGACCCTGTCTCATTTGCAGACCGCGCACATGCGGGCGGTTCCGTTCGAGAATTTTAGTGTCTATTACAAGGAGCCGATCCGGTTGGACGAAGAATGGTTGTATCATAAGATAGTTGGGCGCAATCGCGGTGGTTTCTGTTATGAACTCAACGGGATGTTCGACTGGTTGTTGCGTTCGCTGGGTTTCGATGTGACGATGCTTTCGGCGGGAGTCTCGCGCGAGAGCGGCGGCTTCGGTCCGGAATTCGATCACATGACTTTGATGGTCCATCTCGATGAAGATTATCTTGTGGATGTCGGCTTCGGGGATTCGTTCCAAACCCCGCTGCGGATCAACGACCGGGGCGAACAAACACAGAACGGGATGTCGTATCAAATCAAGGCGGAGGGCGAGGCGCTGATCCTGTTCGAGCAAAACGACCGCGATGAAAATCCATCCATGCAGGCGCAATATCGCTTTACCTTGATCCCCCGCCGGATGGAGGAGTACGAGAACATGTGCCTGTACCATCAAATTTCGCCCGAATCGAGCTTTACTCAAAAAAGAGTCTGCTCGCGCGCAACCCCGAATGGCAGGCTTACATTGAGCAACCTGCGTTTCATCGTCACGGAGAACGGTGTGAAGAATGAGAGGGAACTAAGTTCCGAGAGTGAGTTCGAGCTGATCCTGCTCGAATATTTCAACATCCGTTTATAA
- a CDS encoding glycosyltransferase family 4 protein yields MKIALLSEKYTPDIGGLAISAGRLGDLLSAAGHDVRLISPTSSLPPSIKQTQHSNGVYVTRFGAHKRVEDTLVDWFELILEEHKRGPFDAIHAYFLPMAGFIGAYAGKYLDVPSVVSIRGNDIERAAFDPSKFSHVMYALQHASAVTTNASVLAKKAKAFIDREIHVIPNGIDTERFKPMERNDALAEAIGLNERKPKEERNLESGKRNVVGFVGELREKKGMTALLNGFAQAAMKQPVSLLIAGEVREGEDKKTFDEFQASNPRLSITVTGQVSHKDLPAYYSLLDVFVHPSLRDGMPNALLEAMACEIPVITTPVGGALDVIQDGNNGIFVNLNDPEMLAGRILELQQDPDHRAGLGRRARESILERFTPEKELEANLSVYRNLGLKT; encoded by the coding sequence ATGAAAATTGCCTTGCTTTCCGAAAAGTATACACCCGACATCGGCGGTCTCGCAATCTCAGCAGGACGATTGGGGGATTTGTTATCCGCCGCGGGACACGATGTGCGCCTCATTTCTCCAACCTCGAGCCTGCCTCCGTCCATCAAGCAGACCCAACACTCAAACGGGGTTTACGTCACGCGTTTCGGCGCGCACAAGCGCGTGGAGGATACCCTGGTCGACTGGTTCGAACTCATCCTTGAAGAACACAAGCGAGGACCGTTCGATGCGATCCATGCCTATTTCCTCCCGATGGCGGGATTTATCGGCGCATATGCGGGGAAATATCTTGACGTTCCAAGTGTTGTATCCATCCGTGGAAACGACATCGAACGCGCCGCCTTTGACCCGTCCAAGTTTTCTCACGTGATGTACGCCCTGCAACATGCGAGTGCGGTAACGACAAATGCAAGCGTCCTGGCGAAAAAGGCAAAAGCGTTCATCGACAGGGAGATCCATGTCATTCCTAACGGGATCGATACGGAGAGGTTCAAGCCGATGGAGAGAAATGATGCGCTGGCGGAGGCGATTGGGTTGAATGAAAGAAAGCCGAAAGAAGAAAGAAATCTGGAAAGTGGAAAGCGGAACGTGGTTGGTTTTGTTGGCGAATTGCGTGAAAAGAAGGGAATGACTGCGCTATTAAACGGTTTCGCACAAGCAGCAATGAAACAACCCGTTTCCCTGCTCATCGCAGGCGAAGTCCGCGAAGGGGAGGATAAAAAGACCTTCGACGAGTTCCAAGCATCCAATCCCCGATTGTCAATCACTGTCACGGGTCAGGTTTCCCACAAAGACCTGCCCGCCTATTATTCACTGTTGGATGTGTTCGTTCATCCGTCCCTGCGCGACGGGATGCCGAACGCTTTACTCGAAGCGATGGCTTGTGAAATCCCGGTCATTACAACGCCAGTCGGCGGCGCGCTGGATGTGATTCAAGATGGAAATAACGGGATCTTCGTCAACCTCAATGACCCAGAAATGCTTGCGGGAAGGATTCTCGAACTGCAGCAGGACCCCGATCATCGAGCAGGGCTTGGCAGGAGGGCGAGAGAATCCATTCTGGAAAGATTCACGCCTGAAAAAGAGCTTGAAGCGAATCTATCTGTTTATCGAAACCTCGGCCTCAAAACATGA
- a CDS encoding radical SAM protein, which yields MAGDTIEYLIVMYSPETISNEKEEFIGAVMNARPFKPLYVKFKVFYGCNLKCEMCNHWRDTREPPVSAERLKEVISELAGMGTKKLHISGGEPMLRPHIPDFVELASSLGIKVTMTTNGTLVTKENAKRLVEGGLRGVNISIDSPIRKTHEKIRGVEGSYKATLKAVELFRRYKYKGKLTIRINTVVSRTNYDTLATLPDLAHELGADGINLIPVDDHCGEILSMRKKDIALFNEEIAPKIASRALELGLIVSDEDAFPFGRDESEVRLGRAGRYAFGYYNEHPCYAPWTHTLIDFNGNVYVCCMTREKIPPLGNIINQSFNEIWDNAAYRQVRLKMHPPALKPCQRCDDFIDENKKIWELIGPY from the coding sequence TTGGCGGGTGATACAATTGAATATCTTATCGTTATGTACAGCCCCGAGACCATCTCGAACGAAAAAGAGGAATTCATAGGCGCGGTCATGAACGCGCGCCCGTTCAAACCGTTGTACGTCAAGTTCAAAGTATTTTACGGGTGCAACCTCAAATGCGAGATGTGCAACCACTGGCGCGATACGCGCGAGCCGCCGGTCAGCGCGGAGAGACTGAAGGAAGTCATCAGCGAATTGGCGGGGATGGGCACAAAGAAGCTCCACATCTCCGGCGGCGAGCCGATGCTCCGACCGCATATCCCTGACTTTGTGGAACTGGCATCATCGCTGGGGATCAAAGTCACCATGACAACCAACGGCACGCTGGTGACGAAGGAAAATGCAAAACGCCTCGTCGAAGGTGGTTTGCGCGGGGTGAATATTTCCATCGACTCCCCCATTCGCAAAACGCACGAAAAAATCCGCGGGGTTGAAGGTTCCTACAAAGCCACGCTTAAAGCCGTGGAACTCTTCCGCCGGTATAAATACAAAGGCAAGTTGACGATCCGGATCAATACTGTGGTCAGTCGCACCAATTACGATACCCTTGCCACGCTCCCGGACCTTGCCCACGAACTCGGCGCAGACGGGATCAACTTAATTCCAGTTGACGATCACTGCGGCGAAATATTATCGATGCGTAAAAAGGACATTGCGCTCTTCAATGAAGAGATCGCGCCGAAGATCGCCTCTCGCGCGCTCGAACTGGGGTTGATCGTTTCGGACGAGGATGCGTTTCCATTTGGCAGGGACGAGTCCGAGGTCCGCCTGGGACGCGCGGGACGATACGCCTTCGGTTATTACAACGAACATCCCTGCTATGCCCCGTGGACACATACGCTCATCGATTTCAACGGCAATGTTTACGTCTGTTGCATGACTCGCGAAAAGATTCCCCCATTGGGAAATATCATCAACCAATCCTTCAATGAAATCTGGGATAATGCAGCTTATCGCCAGGTCCGATTGAAGATGCATCCGCCCGCGCTAAAGCCCTGCCAGCGCTGTGATGATTTTATCGATGAGAACAAAAAGATCTGGGAGTTGATCGGACCATATTAA
- a CDS encoding DUF1905 domain-containing protein: protein MVIEFKGKIFHWRGPAPYLFVPVPDEQSAEIKSVSRLVTYGWGVIPVTVRVGKTVWTTSLFPKDGRYLVPIRMSVQKAEDLKEGDEIKIKLELKL, encoded by the coding sequence ATGGTCATCGAGTTCAAAGGAAAGATCTTCCACTGGCGCGGACCGGCTCCGTATCTCTTCGTCCCTGTGCCGGATGAACAAAGCGCCGAGATCAAGTCCGTCTCAAGACTTGTGACGTATGGTTGGGGAGTGATTCCGGTCACGGTGCGGGTCGGCAAAACGGTGTGGACGACTTCCCTTTTCCCAAAGGATGGACGCTATCTCGTTCCCATCCGCATGAGCGTGCAAAAAGCGGAGGATCTCAAAGAAGGGGATGAAATCAAGATAAAGCTTGAATTAAAGTTATGA